The Nocardia arthritidis genome has a window encoding:
- a CDS encoding polyprenyl synthetase family protein, with protein MEAPLSAGPETPTRIPTTGPAAPGPIPGTPEFVAAVADALTAFFTTRRELVRELGPVFEEAAAELEMFVLRGGKRTRPAFAWTGWLGAGGDPAGPQAQSVLTACAALELVQACALIHDDIIDSSRTRRGFPTVHVDFERRHRERGLTGTAAHYGTSVGILVGDLALAWADDMLHTAGLDPAALGRFARVWAAMRTEVLGGQLLDIFGEAGGDESVEAALRINRYKTAAYTVERPLHLGAAIADADADLIAAYRTFGTDIGIAFQLRDDLLGVFGDPEVTGKPSGDDLREGKRTVLLAEALRRADARDPAAATLLRTSIGTDLNQEQVERLRAVLVDLGAVDEVELRISELTEKGLAAMEASSATPAAKERLRAMALAATRRAA; from the coding sequence ATGGAGGCTCCACTGTCCGCCGGACCCGAAACACCGACTCGGATCCCTACGACCGGCCCCGCAGCCCCGGGGCCGATTCCCGGCACCCCGGAATTCGTCGCCGCCGTCGCGGACGCGCTCACCGCCTTCTTCACCACCAGGCGCGAACTCGTGCGCGAACTCGGTCCGGTGTTCGAGGAGGCGGCCGCCGAACTCGAGATGTTCGTGCTGCGCGGCGGTAAGCGCACCCGGCCCGCCTTCGCCTGGACCGGGTGGCTCGGTGCGGGCGGCGATCCGGCGGGGCCGCAGGCGCAGTCGGTGCTCACCGCCTGCGCCGCACTGGAACTGGTGCAGGCGTGTGCGCTGATCCACGACGACATCATCGATTCCTCGCGCACCCGTCGCGGATTCCCCACCGTGCACGTCGATTTCGAGCGACGGCACCGGGAACGCGGGCTCACCGGCACCGCGGCGCACTACGGCACCAGCGTCGGCATCCTGGTCGGCGATCTGGCGCTGGCCTGGGCCGACGACATGCTGCACACCGCCGGGCTGGATCCGGCGGCGCTCGGCCGGTTCGCCCGGGTGTGGGCGGCGATGCGCACCGAGGTGCTGGGCGGGCAGCTGCTCGATATATTCGGCGAGGCGGGCGGCGATGAATCGGTCGAGGCCGCTCTGCGCATCAACCGCTACAAAACCGCCGCGTACACCGTCGAACGCCCGCTGCACCTCGGTGCCGCGATCGCCGACGCGGACGCGGACCTGATCGCCGCCTACCGCACCTTCGGCACCGATATCGGCATCGCGTTCCAGCTACGCGATGACCTGCTCGGCGTCTTCGGGGATCCGGAGGTCACCGGAAAACCGTCAGGTGACGATCTGCGCGAGGGCAAGCGCACCGTACTGCTCGCGGAGGCGCTGCGCCGCGCCGACGCGCGCGATCCGGCCGCGGCGACGCTGCTGCGGACCAGTATCGGCACCGATCTGAATCAGGAGCAGGTCGAGCGCCTGCGCGCGGTGCTCGTCGACCTCGGCGCGGTCGACGAGGTGGAGCTGCGCATTTCCGAACTCACCGAAAAAGGTTTGGCCGCAATGGAAGCCAGCTCGGCGACCCCGGCCGCCAAGGAACGATTGCGAGCCATGGCACTGGCCGCGACAAGGAGGGCCGCATGA
- a CDS encoding methylenetetrahydrofolate reductase: protein MTFDNVRGRATPGLPSTARPNVSHTPSVVQSLRTHASRSVPFSVEFNPPRDAAGEARLWRAVRQFERMHPAFVSMTYGAGGSTSDRTVRVTGELAQETTLLPVAHLTAVGHSVAELRSLVGGYADCGIRNVLVLRGDPPGDPLGEWRKHPEGVAYAEELVRIVRDLGDFHVGVASFPQGHHRSPDLDHDTRYLAAKLRAGAEYSITQMFFEVDHYLRLRDRIAAFDPVEGAKPIIPELMPITSLRTVSRAEELCGRPLPAAVMERLHRAAGEDPEANQAAVREVGIEIATEMGQRLIAEGAPCLHFITLNFAKATSEVLTNLGYGVTAAPLSA from the coding sequence GTGACATTCGACAACGTGCGGGGACGTGCGACCCCAGGCCTGCCGTCCACGGCGCGGCCGAACGTCTCCCACACGCCCTCGGTGGTGCAGAGCCTGCGCACCCATGCGAGCCGGTCCGTGCCGTTCTCGGTGGAATTCAACCCGCCGCGCGACGCCGCGGGCGAGGCGCGGCTGTGGCGCGCGGTGCGCCAGTTCGAACGCATGCATCCGGCGTTCGTCTCGATGACATACGGCGCGGGCGGGTCCACCAGCGACCGCACCGTCCGGGTCACCGGTGAGCTCGCGCAGGAGACCACCCTGCTGCCGGTGGCGCATCTCACCGCGGTCGGGCACAGCGTCGCGGAGTTGCGTTCGCTGGTGGGCGGTTACGCCGACTGCGGGATCCGCAACGTGCTGGTGCTGCGCGGGGATCCGCCCGGCGATCCGCTCGGCGAGTGGCGCAAACATCCGGAGGGCGTCGCCTACGCCGAGGAACTGGTGCGGATCGTGCGCGATCTCGGCGATTTCCATGTCGGTGTCGCCTCGTTCCCGCAGGGCCATCACCGCTCGCCGGACCTGGATCACGACACCAGGTACCTGGCCGCGAAACTCCGCGCGGGTGCGGAGTATTCGATCACCCAGATGTTCTTCGAGGTGGACCACTATCTGCGGCTGCGCGACCGGATCGCCGCATTCGATCCGGTGGAGGGCGCCAAGCCGATCATCCCGGAGCTGATGCCGATCACCTCGCTGCGCACCGTATCGCGCGCCGAGGAGCTGTGCGGGCGGCCGCTGCCCGCGGCCGTGATGGAGCGGCTGCACCGGGCGGCGGGCGAGGATCCGGAGGCGAATCAGGCCGCGGTGCGCGAGGTCGGCATCGAGATCGCGACCGAGATGGGTCAGCGACTGATCGCCGAGGGCGCGCCCTGCCTGCACTTCATCACGTTGAACTTCGCCAAGGCGACCAGCGAGGTGCTGACCAACCTCGGCTACGGAGTCACCGCGGCCCCGCTCAGCGCCTGA
- the crtI gene encoding phytoene desaturase family protein — MKTVAGPADHVVVIGAGLSGLSAALYLTGAGRRVTVFERADHPGGRVGRYRGPDYEIDNGATVLTLPEQIYQALAAVGREPATLHPPLRIHQLAPAYHARYADGSTIRVFADPEAMADEVRRTCGPETARRYLKLRGWLAGIYRAEFTEFMDTNFDSPLDMLRTPEKRRALVDLVRLGGFGRLGGKVGRLLRDPKLARLFTFQALYAGMPPADALAVYGAIPHMDTSLGVYFPEGGMRAIAAAMAEAFTGAGGTLALGTEVTGIDYRDRRAHRIRLAGGETVDCDAVVLTADLGSLDRFGVRPRRGLRAAPSAFVAHGTVPAAVADAWPVRAHHTIDFGAAWDRTFREITARRRGRLMSDPSLLLTRPALTDPSLYLDRPGGRHEPLSLLAPCPNLRSAPLDWARLGPAYLRELLNVLKERGYHGIAEHFAVDHLDTPLTWRAQGMLAGTPFSAAHVFRQTGPFRTGNFPRTSDNVVIAGCGTTPGIGVPTALLSGKLAANRITGVPGAGAIETPPTSGIVFPATP; from the coding sequence ATGAAAACCGTCGCGGGACCGGCGGATCACGTTGTCGTCATCGGCGCCGGGCTGTCCGGGCTATCCGCCGCGCTCTATCTCACCGGCGCAGGCCGCCGGGTGACGGTATTCGAGCGCGCCGACCATCCGGGCGGCCGGGTCGGCCGCTATCGCGGGCCGGATTACGAAATCGACAACGGCGCAACGGTTTTGACCCTGCCCGAACAGATCTATCAGGCACTGGCCGCGGTGGGGCGGGAGCCGGCGACGCTGCATCCGCCGCTGCGGATTCACCAGCTCGCGCCCGCCTACCACGCCAGATACGCCGACGGCTCGACCATCCGGGTATTCGCCGACCCGGAGGCCATGGCCGACGAGGTGCGCCGCACCTGCGGCCCGGAAACCGCCCGCCGCTACCTGAAGCTGCGCGGCTGGCTGGCGGGGATCTACCGGGCCGAATTCACCGAATTCATGGACACCAACTTCGATTCGCCGCTGGATATGCTGCGCACACCCGAAAAGCGCAGGGCCCTGGTCGATTTGGTGCGCCTCGGCGGATTCGGCCGGCTCGGCGGCAAGGTCGGCCGGTTGCTGCGCGACCCGAAGTTGGCCCGGCTGTTCACCTTTCAGGCGCTGTACGCGGGCATGCCGCCCGCCGACGCGCTCGCCGTCTACGGCGCCATCCCGCATATGGACACCTCGCTCGGCGTCTACTTTCCCGAGGGCGGTATGCGGGCGATCGCGGCGGCCATGGCCGAGGCGTTCACCGGCGCGGGCGGCACCCTGGCCCTCGGCACCGAGGTGACCGGCATCGACTACCGCGACCGGCGCGCCCACCGCATCCGGCTGGCCGGCGGCGAAACGGTCGACTGCGACGCCGTAGTGCTCACCGCCGATCTCGGCTCGCTGGACCGGTTCGGGGTGCGTCCGCGCCGGGGCCTGCGCGCCGCGCCCTCCGCATTCGTCGCGCACGGCACCGTCCCCGCGGCGGTCGCCGACGCCTGGCCGGTGCGGGCGCATCACACCATCGATTTCGGCGCGGCATGGGATCGGACGTTCCGGGAGATCACCGCCCGCCGCCGGGGCCGCCTGATGAGCGACCCCTCCCTGCTGCTCACCCGGCCCGCACTCACCGATCCGAGTCTCTATCTGGACCGCCCCGGCGGCCGTCACGAGCCGCTCTCCCTGCTCGCCCCGTGCCCGAATCTCCGGTCCGCGCCGCTGGATTGGGCGCGCCTCGGCCCGGCCTACCTGCGGGAACTGCTGAACGTGCTGAAAGAACGCGGCTATCACGGCATCGCCGAACATTTCGCCGTCGATCACCTGGACACCCCGCTCACCTGGCGGGCGCAGGGCATGCTGGCCGGCACGCCGTTCTCCGCCGCGCACGTCTTCCGGCAGACCGGACCGTTCAGAACCGGCAATTTCCCACGCACCAGCGACAATGTGGTTATCGCAGGTTGCGGCACAACTCCGGGGATCGGCGTGCCGACCGCACTGCTCTCCGGAAAACTGGCGGCAAACCGGATAACGGGCGTTCCGGGCGCCGGGGCGATCGAAACCCCACCTACCAGCGGCATAGTGTTCCCCGCAACGCCGTAA